The following proteins are encoded in a genomic region of Drosophila bipectinata strain 14024-0381.07 chromosome XL, DbipHiC1v2, whole genome shotgun sequence:
- the LOC108134355 gene encoding uncharacterized protein yields MLHSSYNRAPRRKLIPNLFSIILQVVADSTRPLTEHEIAEAVSKKMERCDEELKRQITVSLHDALIYGYLRVKNFRYSIVSSRLEPNSHQSFRNRSEGYGPSSSIAAGISNHHRSEDRMSSANEDEDDINDEDVNANEGQVLEQENHTRAEPEKQIN; encoded by the coding sequence ATGTTGCACAGCAGCTACAATCGGGCGCCACGCCGCAAGCTCATCCCGAATCTGTTTAGCATCATCCTGCAGGTGGTGGCCGATTCAACGCGACCATTGACCGAGCACGAGATCGCCGAGGCTGTCTCCAAGAAGATGGAACGCTGCGACGAGGAGCTGAAGCGCCAGATAACGGTCAGCCTGCACGACGCCCTGATTTATGGCTATCTCCGCGTGAAGAACTTTCGTTATTCCATCGTCTCCAGCCGTCTGGAACCAAACTCTCATCAAAGTTTCAGAAACAGATCCGAGGGCTACGGACCGAGCTCCTCAATAGCCGCCGGCATCTCGAACCATCACCGATCGGAGGATAGGATGTCGAGTGCCAACGAAGATGAGGACGACATCAACGATGAGGACGTGAATGCCAACGAGGGGCAAGTTCTCGAACAAGAGAACCATACCAGGGCAGAGCCAGAGAagcaaataaattga
- the LOC108134350 gene encoding uncharacterized protein translates to MEDVQVNLGEPSSHNAMAAAAAAAAATATARHGHSMILGQKLGPQPQNHHPMDHMQQPHRLYNHHRHNAQAYQLHRQHLQHQLHQQQQLHHHPQLHRQLLQQHRHHPHQVGPQLSHLSQINQISQLNQLSHLNQISQINQLNHITQLNHHLQQHQHHMSQLHHHQSQHNHHPLLHSQSLPLPSPLPLRKLTLASPAFNLNLSLDQELTGDHQMDPQTQNMQMGLGLELDLDLDIREDNMSSTRSDSTTGSSDSSRGSSSGSSSGSSSGSTSDQGHGLGTETGLDQDTSLSSTHFPVTYAHAPYTDDQIPDVEIFSGTTATTQQIPISDGIEIESATDDEMAAMSMSSAITKPLPTQPMTPSPSASFSSFTLPVYSDSEAIATASPSLDSASLEGDNSDDLDPLYDLKPSASIFMKAANSKLNASAAAYKMRGLDLGFGTGGDGCGGGLLPTPTTTIQYKPQHLSESLAEFRLNAGAAVFKPLRSRGGGVGEGVPAGMGQGEGEGVTEGEKNEDYAIAEGSAVLEGEATTTGGDGGDSAGIEVGDGVGGVRGGGGRVVAGVRGGRGLLALPGLLPAPHPLPLQTHLTHGHSHLHPHLHVHPPYPHAHAHAHAHLLQRLAVKQNIRYRKQPLPDLFHAVIALMRDQSRSVSYPEIINALSVRLQRPEVELKRHVPHTLHAAVNNGYLRKDGNRYSLLTEIEQVEIMRRNQQTAERAKELEKEPLSWRKR, encoded by the exons ATGGAAGATGTCCAAGTGAATCTGGGTGAGCCGTCGTCACACAATGCCATGGCAGCTGCCgcggctgccgctgccgccacCGCTACGGCACGACATGGGCACAGTATGATCCTCGGCCAGAAGCTTGGTCCACAGCCGCAAAACCACCATCCCATGGACCATATGCAGCAGCCACACCGACTCTACAACCACCACCGCCACAACGCACAAGCTTACCAGCTCCACCGCCAGCATCTGCAGCACCAActccaccagcagcaacagcttcACCACCACCCCCAGCTGCACCGCCAGCTGCTGCAGCAGCATCGTCACCACCCCCACCAGGTCGGCCCCCAGCTGAGCCACCTCAgtcaaataaatcaaatcagTCAGCTCAACCAACTCAGCCACCTGAACCAGATCAGTCAGATCAACCAGCTCAATCATATCACCCAGTTGAACCATCAcctgcagcagcaccagcaccacatGAGCCAGCTGCACCATCACCAGAGTCAGCATAACCACCATCCGCTATTGCATTCCCAGTCGCTACCACTGCCATCGCCCCTGCCGCTCCGCAAGCTGACGCTTGCCTCTCCTGCCTTCAACCTGAACCTGAGCTTGGACCAAGAACTGACGGGGGACCACCAGATGGACCCCCAGACACAAAATATGCAGATGGGCCTCGGCCTGGAACTCGACCTGGACCTGGACATAAGGGAAGACAACATGAGTAGCACCCGTAGCGACAGCACCACTGGCAGCTCTGACAGCTCCCGTGGAAGCTCAAGTGGCAGTTCCAGCGGCAGCTCCTCTGGAAGCACCAGCGACCAGGGGCATGGACTCGGTACTGAGACTGGGCTCGACCAGGACACATCGCTATCGTCGACCCATTTCCCAGTCACCTATGCTCATGCCCCGTACACCGATGACCAGATCCCTGATGTGGAGATTTTCTCGGGCACGACAGCAACAACACAGCAG ATTCCCATAAGTGACGGCATTGAAATAGAAAGCGCCACCGATGACGAGATGGCTGCCATGTCCATGTCTTCGGCGATTACTAAGCCACTGCCCACTCAGCCCATGACACCAAGTCCCAGTGCCAGTTTCAGTTCGTTTACACTTCCAGTGTACTCAGATTCGGAGGCCATCGCCACGGCGTCCCCTTCTTTGGATTCCGCTTCTCTGGAAGGGGATAACTCGGACGACCTGGATCCCTTGTACGATCTGAAGCCGTCCGCTTCCATTTTTATGAAGGCGGCCAATTCGAAATTAAACGCCTCCGCCGCCGCCTACAAGATGCGTGGTCTGGACTTGGGGTTCGGGACCGGAGGCGATGGCTGCGGCGGTGGCCTGCTGCCCacgcccaccaccaccattcAGTATAAGCCGCAGCATTTGTCCGAGTCCTTGGCAGAGTTCAGACTAAATGCTGGGGCTGCGGTCTTCAAGCCACTTCGGAGCCGTGGAGGAGGAGTAGGAGAAGGAGTACCTGCCGGCATGGGAcaaggagaaggagaaggagTCACTGAAGGAGAAAAGAATGAAGATTATGCTATAGCAGAAGGCAGCGCTGTATTGGAAGGAGAAGCTACAACCACGGGAGGCGATGGTGGAGACAGCGCCGGCATTGAAGTTGGAGATGGAGTCGGAGGAGTTCGCGGTGGTGGCGGCCGAGTGGTGGCCGGCGTGAGGGGAGGCCGCGGATTGCTGGCATTGCCGGGTCTATTACCGGCACCGCATCCGCTGCCCCTGCAGACCCACCTCACGCACGGGCATTCACACCTCCATCCACATTTGCATGTCCATCCGCCGTATCCGCATGCCCATGCTCATGCCCACGCCCATCTCCTTCAGCGTCTGGCCGTCAAGCAGAATATCCGATACCGCAAGCAACCGCTACCGGATCTGTTCCATGCCGTCATCGCCCTGATGCGGGATCAGAGCCGTTCGGTCAGCTATCCGGAGATCATCAACGCTCTGTCGGTCCGCCTGCAGCGCCCGGAGGTGGAGCTGAAGCGCCATGTGCCACACACCCTGCACGCGGCTGTCAATAATGGTTACTTGCGCAAGGACGGCAACCGATACTCTCTGCTGACCGAGATCGAGCAGGTGGAGATCATGCGACGCAACCAGCAGACTGCCGAGCGGGCCAAGGAGCTGGAGAAGGAGCCGCTCTCCTGGCGCAAGCGCTAG
- the LOC122321032 gene encoding uncharacterized protein, producing MNRFNPMDMDWDDDWEELAEVSSDEPFETVLNRDNQDALRETRSVPIHFMHGTQDGHWHNAFADIDDNESEISDENNMDPAAFINSLGYNPWMRVEGYGLDAPHALRSANFNFREYDDEDGDGYLEIYGDGDSDYNGLSLIGVGSLNRNEFPCNNCMINDAFPHGIFSVPLNEKELARIQTELAEPGEDVVPMATYVKETDDLIAKMLADINGAESKMKTD from the coding sequence ATGAATCGATTTAATCCAATGGACATGGATTGGGACGATGACTGGGAAGAGTTGGCCGAGGTATCCAGCGACGAGCCCTTTGAAACCGTTCTTAACCGCGACAACCAAGATGCTTTGCGTGAGACTCGCTCGGTGCCGATTCATTTTATGCATGGTACGCAGGATGGTCACTGGCACAATGCATTTGCCGACATTGACGACAATGAATCAGAAATAAGCGATGAGAACAATATGGATCCAGCGGCGTTCATCAACTCCCTGGGCTATAACCCCTGGATGCGCGTGGAGGGGTACGGCCTTGACGCTCCACATGCATTGCGCTCTGCAAATTTCAACTTTCGCGAATACGACGACGAGGATGGGGATGGCTACTTGGAAATTTACGGCGACGGCGACAGCGACTATAACGGACTTTCTCTCATTGGAGTCGGCAGCCTTAATCGCAACGAATTTCCATGTAACAACTGCATGATCAACGATGCTTTTCCCCACGGAATCTTTTCCGTTCCATTGAATGAGAAGGAGTTGGCCCGTATTCAGACGGAGCTGGCTGAGCCCGGAGAGGATGTGGTCCCAATGGCAACCTACGTGAAGGAGACCGATGACTTGATCGCCAAAATGCTGGCCGATATTAACGGAGCCGAATCCAAAATGAAGACCGACTAA